A window of the Hordeum vulgare subsp. vulgare chromosome 5H, MorexV3_pseudomolecules_assembly, whole genome shotgun sequence genome harbors these coding sequences:
- the LOC123395989 gene encoding transmembrane protein 205 translates to MAWATRFLSAVCFFAAGVLFAPDVLVGARSGSGATAVTAAKVSHLLCFATCWGAALWATFIGGIIMFKNLPRHQFGNLQGKMFPAYFTLISACAAVSVAAFAYLHPWKAASAVERYQLGFLISALGFNLSNLLVFTPMTIEMMKKRHKIERELSIGDEVGWSKNVKTAKSNPTLAAMNKKFGMIHGLSSLANIMSFGSLAMHSWYLASKLEL, encoded by the exons ATGGCGTGGGCGACGCGGTTCCTGTCAGCGGTGTGCTTCTTCGCGGCGGGCGTCCTCTTCGCCCCAGATGTGCTCGTCGGCGCCCGCTCCGGTTCCGGCGCCACCGCCGTCACGGCCGCCAAGGTGTCCCACCTCCTCTGCTTCGCCACCTGCTGGGGCGCTGCGCTCTGGGCTACCTTCATAGGTGGAATCATCATGTTCAA GAATCTGCCGAGGCACCAGTTCGGGAACCTGCAGGGGAAGATGTTCCCGGCCTATTTCACGCTCATCTCCGCCTGCGCCGCCGTCTCCGTCGCCGCCTTCGCCTACCTCCACCCGTGGAAGGCCGCCTCCGCCGTCGAGCGCTACCAGCTTGGCTTCCTCATCTCCGCGCTCGGCTTCAACCTCTCCAATCTGCTGGTCTTCACCCCCATGACCATCGAG atgatgaagaagaggcaCAAGATCGAGAGAGAGCTTAGCATCGGTGACGAGGTCGGGTGGTCGAAGAATGTCAAGACGGCAAAAAGCAACCCTACCCTTGCtgcgatgaacaagaagtttgggATGATCCACGGTCTCTCATCGCTGGCCAACATCATGTCGTTCGGCAGCCTTGCCATGCACTCTTGGTATCTTGCCAGCAAGCTTGAGCTGTGA